The genomic segment GTGCGCCTTATCACGCAGGAAATCTGGGCGGACGTGCTGGGGTACGTCCGCAAAAACATCTCGGAAGTCGAGTACCACACCTGGTTCGCGCCCATGAAGAATCTGGGCGTGCAAGGCGGCTCGCTGGTGCTGGGGGTCCGCAACTCCTTCGCGCAGGAATACGTGCGGCGGCAGTACCAGGTGCTGCTGGAAGACGCCCTGCGCGACCTGGGCGCGGAGAATCCACAGGTCACCTTTCAGGTCCTGCCCGCCGTGCAGGAGGCGATGATCCTGCCGCAGGACCCGCCCCCGCCGCGCCCTGGCCCGGCCGGACGCTCGGCGCCGGACCCCGCCCCCGCCGAGAACCGCAAGTCCCTGAACCCCAAGTACACCTTCGAGAATTTCGTGGTCGGCCCCAACAACAACCTCGCGCACGCGGCGGCGCTCGCCGTGGCCGAGTCGCCCGGCAAGGCGTACAACCCCCTCTTCATCTACGGGGACGTCGGCCTGGGCAAGACCCACCTGATGCACGCGGTGGGGCACTACATGGCCGAGCGCTTCCCCGACAAGCGCATCGAATACGTCTCGACCGAGTCCTTTACCAACGACCTGATCAACGCGATTCGCGACGACAAGATGACGCAGTTTCGCAACCGCTACCGCTCGGTGGACCTGCTGCTCGTGGACGACATCCAGTTTCTGGCGGGCAAGGAGCGTACGCAAGAAGAGTTCTTCCACACCTTCAACGCGCTCTACGAGAACCACAAGCAGATCATCCTGAGTTCGGACCGGCCTCCCAAGGACATCCAGACGCTCGAAGGCCGGTTGCGCAGCCGCTTCGAGTGGGGCCTGATCACCGACATCCAGTCCCCCGAGTTCGAGACGCGGGTGGCGATCCTGAAGATGAACGCCGAGCAGAGCCACACGGCCATCCCGCAGGAGGTGCTCGAACTCATCGCGCGGCAGGTCACCAGCAACATCCGCGAGCTGGAGGGGGCACTTGTGCGGGTGGTCGCCTACGCCAGCCTCAACAACGTGCCCCTGTCGCGCGTGGTGGCGGCCAAGGCCCTCAGCAACGTCTTCGCGCCGCAAGAGGTCAAGGTCGAGATGATCGATGTCCTCAAGGCGACGGCCGCCCACTTCGGCCTCTCGGCCGACCAGGTGCGCGGCTCGGGCCGTGCCCGCGAGGTCGTCGTGCCCCGGCAGATTGCCATGTACCTCGTGCGCGACCTGACCGGGCACTCGCTGCCGGAAATCGGGCAGTTCTTCGGCCGCGACCACTCCACCGTCATGCACGCCGTCTCCAAGGTGACCGAACAGATGGGCAAGGACGTAGAGCTGACTGCCGCCGTCCAGACCCTGCGGGGCCAGCTAAAGGATGTGGAAGATGAGCGAAAAGGGGCGTAATCTCATGATCGGTTACGCCCCTTGGCAAATAAGTTCCAAATTTCGTTCCAAAAGGGTGTGCCACCTTTCACGATCTGTGGACAACATTGTGGATAACCCCCAGAACCTGTGGATAAGTCGCCGTTTTCTGTGGATAAAATTGTGGATAAGTGGGGTAGTTTTCCACAGGGGGAAAGAGCCTGTGGAAAACCCCCCGAGTTATCCACAGGTTATCCACAGGTTTTCGAGTTTTCCACAGGTTGCTTGTGGATAACTTTTCCGCGCTGGGCGCACTTCCAGATGAGTTTTCCACAATATCCACAGGCCCTACTACTACTACTACTGGTTTTTAAATTACTAGAAGACAGAAAAAGATAGACCCCTCCAGGGGGAAAGGTGGACGATGAGAGCACACGTCACCAAAAAGATTCTCAGTGAAGGCCTGGGCCTGCTGGAACGGGTCATCCCCAGCCGCAGCAGCAATCCGCTGCTCACGTCCCTGAAGGTCGAGGCGAGCGCCGAGGGCCTGACCCTCAGCGGGACCAACCTCGAAATCGACCTGTCGTGCTTCGTGCCCGCCGAGGTGCAGGAGCCGCAGAACCTCGTGGTGCCCGCGCACCTGTTCGCGCAGATCGTGCGGAACCTGGGGGGTGAACTCGTCGAGCTGGAACTCGCGGGCAACGAACTCGCCGTGCGGGCAGGTGGCAGCGATTTCAAGCTTCAGATCGGGGACTTCGACGCGTACCCGCCGCTGTCGTTCCCGACCCATGCCGACGTGAGCCTCGATGCCGCCGAGCTGTCGCGGGCGCTGGGCAGCGTGCGCTACGCGGCGAGCAACGAAGCCTTTCAGGCCGTCTTCCGGGGCATCAAGCTGGAGCACCGGCAGGAATCGGCCCGCGTGGTCGCCTCGGACGGGTACCGGGTGGCCCTGCGTGACTTTCCAGCCAACGGGGATGGCCGCAACCTGATCATCCCCGCCCGCAGCGCCGACGAGCTGATCCGGGTTCTCAAGGACGGCGAGGCCCGCTTCACCTACGGCGAGGGCATGCTCAGCGTGACGACCGAACGGGTGCGGATGAATCTCAAGCTGCTTGACGGCGAGTTCCCGGACTATGAGCGGGTCATTCCGAAGGACATCCGCCTGCAGGTGACCCTGCCCGCCACCGCCCTCAAGGAGGCCGTGGGCCGCGTGGCTGTCCTGGCCGACAAAAACGCCAACAACCGGGTCGAGTTCCTCGTCTCCGAGGGCAAGTTGCGCCTCGCCGCCGAGGGCGACTACGGCCGCGCCCAGGACACCCTCGACGTGGTGCAGGGCGGGATGGAACCCGCCATGAGCCTCGCGTTCAACGCCCGGCACGTGCTCGATGCCCTGGGGCCAATTGAGGGGGAAGCTGAACTCCTCTTCTCGGGCTCTACAAGCCCCGCCATCTTCCGCGCGAGTGGGGGGGGCGGGTACATGGCGGTCATGGTCACGCTGCGCGTTTAAGGGGCCTCTGCGGGGCGGCACGGGGCATTCCCCGAGTGCCGCCCCGCCCCCACCCGAGTCCCTCGACCCGTCAGCCGTATAGTGTCAGCGATACACCTTCCCCCAGCAGGGGAAGTGCAGGCCAGGAGGTCCCAGCATGAACATCGAGAAAGTGATCGCCCGTGAAGTGCTCGACTCGCGCGGCAACCCGACGGTGGAAGCCGAAGTGCACCTCGACAGCGGCTTTTCAGGCCGCGCCATCGTGCCCTCGGGGGCCAGCACGGGCACCCACGAGGCCCTCGAACTGCGTGACGGCGGCGACCGCTACGGCGGCAAGGGCGTGTTGAAGGCCGTGCAGAACGTGAACGAGGCCCTCGGTCCCGCCGTGGTGGGCCTCGACGCCTCCGAGCAGGGCGCTGTGGACGCCGCGCTGATGGCGGTGGACGGCACCCCCAACAAGGGCCAGATGGGGGGAAACGCGATCCTGGCGGTCAGCCTCGCGACCGCGCGGGCCGCTGCCGCTGAACTCGACGTGCCCCTGTACCGCTACCTCGGCGGCAGCAACGCCAAGACGCTCCCGGTCCCGATGATGAACCTGATCAACGGCGGGGCACACGCCGACAACTCGGTGGACTTTCAGGAGTTCATGGTGATGCCCGTCGGGGCGCCCTCCTTCCGCGAGGCGCTGCGCTACGGCGCCGAAACCTTCCACACGCTGAAAAAGGTGCTCTCGTCGCGCGGCTACAACACCAACGTGGGCGACGAGGGTGGCTTTGCCCCTGACCTGAAAAGCAACGAGGAAGCCCTGCAAGTCCTGCTCGAAGCCATCGAGAAGGCGGGCTACGAGCCGGGCAAGGACATCGCCATCGCGCTGGACCCCGCCGTGACCGAGCTGTACAAGGACGGCCAGTACCACCTGGAAAGTGAGGGGCGTACGCTCTCGACCGCCGAGATGGTGGATTTCTGGGCGGACTGGAGCTCGCGCTACCCCATCGTCTCCATCGAGGACGGTCTCGCGGAAGACGACTGGGACGGCTGGCGGATGCTGACCGAGCGCATCGGGGACCGGGTGCAGCTCGTCGGGGACGACCTGTTCGTGACCAACCCCGAGCGTCTCGCGCGGGGCATCGAGACGAGCGTGGGCAACGCGATTCTGGTGAAGGTCAACCAGATCGGCTCCTTGACCGAGTCGATGGACGCCATCGAACTCGCCAAGCGCAGCCGCTACGGGACCATCATCAGCCACCGCTCCGGCGAGTCGGAAGACGCCTTCATCGCGGACCTCGCCGTCGCCACGAACGCCGGACAGATCAAGACCGGCTCGGCCAGCCGCTCGGACCGCATCGCCAAGTACAACCAGCTTTTGCGGATCGAGGACGCGCTCGGAAGCTCGGCCGTGTACCTCGGCCGCAGGGCGTTGAGGTAACCCGCAGTCCAGCGCTGGGGATCAGGTCTCAGGAAGTGCCCTCCCCTGACGCCTGATCCCCCGACGCTTCACCCCTGGAATTGATTCCAAGCCAGAAAGCAGGCAGCCATGAAACATTTCGACAGAGCCACCAAGATCGTCGCCACCATCGGCCCGGCGAGCCGCGATCCCGAGACGCTGGGGCGGATGATGGACGCGGGCCTGAACGTGGTCCGCATGAACTTCAGCCACGGCGACCCCGAGGACCACCGCCAGACGGTGCAGATGGTGCGCGAACTCGCCGCCGAGCGGGGGTTGACCATCGGCATCCTGCAGGATCTGCAAGGCCCCAAGATCCGGGTGGGCCGTTTCGCGGGGGGTCAGATCACGCTGGAGGCTGGGCAGCGCTTCACGATCACGATGGAGGACGTGGAGGGCAACGAGGAGCGCGTGGGCAGCACCTACAAGGGGCTGGCGCAGGACGTCTACCCCGGCCTGACCCTGCTGCTCGACGACGGCAACCTCGCCCTGCGGGTCGAGCACGTGCGGAACCACGACATCCAGACCACCGTGTTGATCGGCGGCGTCCTGAAGAACAACAAGGGCATCAACGTGCCGGGCGCCGACCTCTCAGTGCCTGCCCTGACCGAAAAGGACGTGCAGGACATGGAGTTCGGCGCCGCGCTGGGCGTGGACTGGGTGGCCCTGTCGTTCGTGCGCTCGCGTGACGACCTGCTGCTCGCCCGGCACTACCTCGCCCGCTTTGGCAGCCGCGCCAAGCTGATGGCGAAGATCGAGAAGCCGCAGGCGGTCGAACGCTTCGAGGACATCCTGCGCGAGGTCGACGGCATCATGGTCGCCCGCGGGGACCTCGGGGTGGAGATGCGCCCCGAGCAGGTGCCCACCATCCAGAAGCGCCTGATCCGCCTGTGCCGCGAGGCCGGGAAGCCCGTGATCACCGCCACCCAGATGCTGGAGAGCATGATCAACCTGCCCCGCCCCACCCGCGCCGAGGCGTCGGACGTGGCGAACGCGATCTACGACGGCACCGACGCCGTGATGCTCTCGGCGGAGTCGGCAGCGGGGCAGTACCCGGTCGAGGCGGTCAGCATGATGGACCGCATCGCCCGCGAGGCCGAGGCCAGCGAACACTACGAACTGCTTCAGCGGCAGATGATCGTGGAAACTGAACTCGCGCAGGACTCCATTGCCTTTGCGGCCTGCTCCATCGGGGAGAAGCTGGAAGCCCCGGCCATCGTGACCTTTACCAGCACGGGGGGCGCGGCGACGCGCGTCGCCAAGTACCGGCCCCGGCTCTCCATCCTGGCCCTGACCCCCAACGAGCAGACCCGCAACCAGCTTGCCCTGACCTGGGGCGTCTCGCCCATGCTCAGCGAGGACCCCCACGACACCGACGACATGGTCCGCATCGCCAACGACGAACTCCGGAAAAGCGGTCTGGCCGACGTGGGCGACCGTTACGTGATCACGGCGGGCGTGCCCTTCGGCGTGCGCGGCACCACCAACATGCTGCGCGTCGAGCGGCTGCGCGAGGAGGACCTGAGTACCCGGGTCTGACCCGTCGCCCCACCGTCATCCCACTGCCCCTGTCAAGCTGAAGCCAGGGGCAGCGGGATTTTTATCCACAGGGCGCGGGTTTTTCCACAGGGAGGGTGTGGATAACTCGGGACGGCTGGCCCTTGCGGCCTAGCCTTGCGGCAGCACCCGCACGAAGCGGTCCTTGCCCTTCTGAAGGACGAGGCCCCCCGCCGGAAGCTCCAGGGCCGCCTGGGGGTCGGTCAGCGTCTCGCCGTCCACCTTCAGGCCCCGGTTCTGGATCAGCTTCTTGGCCGCGCCGTTGCTGGGTTCCAAACCGGCGAGGACGGCCAGCCGCACGGCGCTGTAGTTTCCCTCCTCGCCCGCGAGGTCGGCGGGGACGGGCACGCTGGGGATGTCGTCGGGAATCGCGCCCTTCGCCACCGCCTTGAAGCGGGCTTCGGCGGCGTCCAGATCGGCCTCCGGGTGCAGCCAGCGCACGACCTCGCGGGCGAGTTCGCGGTGGGCGGCGACGGGGTGCCCGGCGAGAAGCTCCTGAATGCGGGCCTCGGGCAGGTCGGTCAGCAGGGTGAAGTAGTTCTCCAGCAGGGGGTCGGGCACCTTCATCAGCCCGGCGAACATGGCGTGCGGCTCGTCGGTCAGGCCGATGTAGTTGTCGAGGCTCTTGGACATCTTCTCGGTGCCGTCCAGCCCCACCAGGAGGGGCAGCGTCATCACGACCTGCGGTTCCTGCTCGTAGTCGCGTTGCAGGGCGCGGCCCACGAGGTTGTTGAACAGTTGGTCGGTGCCGCCGAGTTCCACGTCTGCCCGGAGGGCCACCGAGTCGTAGCCCTGGGTGAGCGGGTAGAGCAGCTCGTGCACGGCGATGGGCACGCCGCCCTCGAAGCGCTTCTTGAAGTCGTCGCGCTCCATGATGCGGGCCACCGTGTAGCGGCTCGCCAGCCGGATCACGTCGGCGTAGCCCATGGGTTCGAGCCACTCGCCGTTGAAGCGCAGCTCCAGCACCTCCGGGTCGCTCCGCAGAATCAGCCTGCACTGGTCGAGGTAGCTTTGCGCGTTGGCGCGGGTTTCTTCCAGCGTGAGGGGCGGGCGCGTCTTGGACTTGCCGGAGGGGTCCCCGATCATGGCGGTGAAGTCCCCGATCAGCATGATGACCCGGTGCCCGAGGTCCTGAAACTGCCGCATCTTGCGCAGGATGACCGCGTGCCCGAGGTGCAGGTCCGGGCGCGTGGGGTCGGCCCCCAGCTTGACGCGCAGCGGCGTGCCCGTTTCCAGGCTGCGGGTGAGCTTGCGGCGCAGGTCGTCCTCGGACACGAGGTCCACGACGCCGCGCTTCAGGACGGCGAGCTGTTCGTCTACGGGCAGGTTCTGGCGAATTTCATTCATGGGGACTCCAAAAGGAAAGGCGGCGCACTCGCTCTGTCGCAGGTGCGCCGCTTCGGGGTTGGATTTCAGGCTGTGACTGACCCTCCCACCTTAGCGGCGGGGTGGATATGCACGTCGGGTCAGACGCCTCATGCGGTGCAGCATAGCAAGCCGCACGGCCTCCCGTACTCTGTCCCCCGTGAAGACGATCCACGAGCTGCGGGCCACCTTTCCCCGCCCCGGTCGCCTGGAGTGGATCGGGCTGCGCGAGGCCCGCCGCGCCCCGGTGCGGAGTGTGCCGGGGGCCGAACTGCACCCCCTCGTCGGCCTGATCGGGGACCACGGCAAGCTGGCCCCGCCCCGGCTGCGGGCGCTGAGCGGCGAGCCGGGCGAGGGGGCGACCCCCAGCCAGACTCCGCCCATTCCCGGTGGCCCCGGACGGCGGCAGGTCACGCTGATTCAGGCCGAGCACCTGCCCGTGATTGGCGCCCTCGCGGGCCTGGAGACCGCCACGCCCGAGCAACTCCGCCGCAACCTCGTCGTGAGCGGTATTCCGCTCCTGGCGCTCAAGGAAGCCCGCTTCCGGGTGGGCGAGGTCGTGCTGGAGGGCACCGGGGAATGCCACCCCTGCTCGCGGATGGAGGAGACGCTGGGGGAGGGCGGTTACAACGCGGTGCGCGGGCACGGCGGGCTGACCGCGCGGGTCATTCAGGGCGGCGTGATCCGGGTGGGCGACGTGGTGGCCCCGCTGTGAGCCACCCCCCGCTGGACGCCCGGCTGGAGGCGGTCCTGTCGCTGATCCGAGCCGACACGCACGCCGATATCGGCTCCGACCACGCCCATCTGCCCATCCGCCTGATT from the Deinococcus sp. NW-56 genome contains:
- the dnaA gene encoding chromosomal replication initiator protein DnaA, with product MTQEIWADVLGYVRKNISEVEYHTWFAPMKNLGVQGGSLVLGVRNSFAQEYVRRQYQVLLEDALRDLGAENPQVTFQVLPAVQEAMILPQDPPPPRPGPAGRSAPDPAPAENRKSLNPKYTFENFVVGPNNNLAHAAALAVAESPGKAYNPLFIYGDVGLGKTHLMHAVGHYMAERFPDKRIEYVSTESFTNDLINAIRDDKMTQFRNRYRSVDLLLVDDIQFLAGKERTQEEFFHTFNALYENHKQIILSSDRPPKDIQTLEGRLRSRFEWGLITDIQSPEFETRVAILKMNAEQSHTAIPQEVLELIARQVTSNIRELEGALVRVVAYASLNNVPLSRVVAAKALSNVFAPQEVKVEMIDVLKATAAHFGLSADQVRGSGRAREVVVPRQIAMYLVRDLTGHSLPEIGQFFGRDHSTVMHAVSKVTEQMGKDVELTAAVQTLRGQLKDVEDERKGA
- the dnaN gene encoding DNA polymerase III subunit beta codes for the protein MRAHVTKKILSEGLGLLERVIPSRSSNPLLTSLKVEASAEGLTLSGTNLEIDLSCFVPAEVQEPQNLVVPAHLFAQIVRNLGGELVELELAGNELAVRAGGSDFKLQIGDFDAYPPLSFPTHADVSLDAAELSRALGSVRYAASNEAFQAVFRGIKLEHRQESARVVASDGYRVALRDFPANGDGRNLIIPARSADELIRVLKDGEARFTYGEGMLSVTTERVRMNLKLLDGEFPDYERVIPKDIRLQVTLPATALKEAVGRVAVLADKNANNRVEFLVSEGKLRLAAEGDYGRAQDTLDVVQGGMEPAMSLAFNARHVLDALGPIEGEAELLFSGSTSPAIFRASGGGGYMAVMVTLRV
- the eno gene encoding phosphopyruvate hydratase encodes the protein MNIEKVIAREVLDSRGNPTVEAEVHLDSGFSGRAIVPSGASTGTHEALELRDGGDRYGGKGVLKAVQNVNEALGPAVVGLDASEQGAVDAALMAVDGTPNKGQMGGNAILAVSLATARAAAAELDVPLYRYLGGSNAKTLPVPMMNLINGGAHADNSVDFQEFMVMPVGAPSFREALRYGAETFHTLKKVLSSRGYNTNVGDEGGFAPDLKSNEEALQVLLEAIEKAGYEPGKDIAIALDPAVTELYKDGQYHLESEGRTLSTAEMVDFWADWSSRYPIVSIEDGLAEDDWDGWRMLTERIGDRVQLVGDDLFVTNPERLARGIETSVGNAILVKVNQIGSLTESMDAIELAKRSRYGTIISHRSGESEDAFIADLAVATNAGQIKTGSASRSDRIAKYNQLLRIEDALGSSAVYLGRRALR
- the pyk gene encoding pyruvate kinase encodes the protein MKHFDRATKIVATIGPASRDPETLGRMMDAGLNVVRMNFSHGDPEDHRQTVQMVRELAAERGLTIGILQDLQGPKIRVGRFAGGQITLEAGQRFTITMEDVEGNEERVGSTYKGLAQDVYPGLTLLLDDGNLALRVEHVRNHDIQTTVLIGGVLKNNKGINVPGADLSVPALTEKDVQDMEFGAALGVDWVALSFVRSRDDLLLARHYLARFGSRAKLMAKIEKPQAVERFEDILREVDGIMVARGDLGVEMRPEQVPTIQKRLIRLCREAGKPVITATQMLESMINLPRPTRAEASDVANAIYDGTDAVMLSAESAAGQYPVEAVSMMDRIAREAEASEHYELLQRQMIVETELAQDSIAFAACSIGEKLEAPAIVTFTSTGGAATRVAKYRPRLSILALTPNEQTRNQLALTWGVSPMLSEDPHDTDDMVRIANDELRKSGLADVGDRYVITAGVPFGVRGTTNMLRVERLREEDLSTRV
- the tyrS gene encoding tyrosine--tRNA ligase, whose protein sequence is MNEIRQNLPVDEQLAVLKRGVVDLVSEDDLRRKLTRSLETGTPLRVKLGADPTRPDLHLGHAVILRKMRQFQDLGHRVIMLIGDFTAMIGDPSGKSKTRPPLTLEETRANAQSYLDQCRLILRSDPEVLELRFNGEWLEPMGYADVIRLASRYTVARIMERDDFKKRFEGGVPIAVHELLYPLTQGYDSVALRADVELGGTDQLFNNLVGRALQRDYEQEPQVVMTLPLLVGLDGTEKMSKSLDNYIGLTDEPHAMFAGLMKVPDPLLENYFTLLTDLPEARIQELLAGHPVAAHRELAREVVRWLHPEADLDAAEARFKAVAKGAIPDDIPSVPVPADLAGEEGNYSAVRLAVLAGLEPSNGAAKKLIQNRGLKVDGETLTDPQAALELPAGGLVLQKGKDRFVRVLPQG
- a CDS encoding MOSC domain-containing protein; this encodes MKTIHELRATFPRPGRLEWIGLREARRAPVRSVPGAELHPLVGLIGDHGKLAPPRLRALSGEPGEGATPSQTPPIPGGPGRRQVTLIQAEHLPVIGALAGLETATPEQLRRNLVVSGIPLLALKEARFRVGEVVLEGTGECHPCSRMEETLGEGGYNAVRGHGGLTARVIQGGVIRVGDVVAPL